A genomic segment from Lignipirellula cremea encodes:
- a CDS encoding NAD(P)/FAD-dependent oxidoreductase gives MAVDTPARLAILGAGPIGLETALYARYLGYDVDIYERGDIAQNVRKWGHVRMFTPFRLNSSPLALAALKAQSDDFTEPDPEAFLTGAEWVEQYLLPLAHSDLLCDDLRPHTEVLAVSRDVFLKGDLPGGEERGDDTFRILARDPQGQEFVAEADVVIDATGVFHSPNHVGVGGAPAMGETALCAEGVVGYHPPDILGVDRSRYENQRTLVVGRGYSAATTIAALAELAVTAPATSVVWITRGEPGAGLDEEASPVAETPTEPFGRIPDDRLPARDQLAAKVNALATAVDTPIDHRPGCSVAKIERRDGRFAVTFCGRSSAVEEFDAIIANVGYRPDHTLSRELQLHTCYATEGPMKLATQLLGQSSVDCLDQVAAGPASLFTPEPNFYLLGAKSYGRNSQFLYTVGLAQIRDLFSILGDRKSLDLYANHPGTVS, from the coding sequence ATGGCCGTCGATACGCCCGCCCGACTGGCGATTCTAGGTGCGGGCCCGATCGGGTTGGAAACGGCCCTGTACGCCCGCTACCTGGGTTACGATGTCGATATTTATGAACGCGGCGACATCGCCCAGAATGTGCGGAAGTGGGGCCATGTCCGCATGTTTACCCCCTTTCGCCTGAACAGCTCTCCCCTGGCGCTGGCCGCCCTCAAGGCCCAGTCCGACGACTTTACCGAGCCGGATCCGGAAGCTTTTTTGACGGGAGCCGAATGGGTCGAGCAGTACCTGCTGCCGCTGGCCCATAGCGATCTGCTGTGCGACGATCTGCGCCCCCATACCGAAGTGCTCGCCGTCAGCCGCGATGTCTTCCTCAAAGGCGATCTGCCCGGCGGCGAGGAACGCGGCGACGATACTTTTCGCATCCTGGCCCGCGACCCGCAAGGGCAAGAGTTTGTCGCCGAAGCCGATGTGGTGATCGATGCGACCGGCGTGTTCCACTCTCCCAACCATGTCGGCGTCGGCGGAGCGCCCGCGATGGGGGAAACGGCCCTCTGCGCCGAAGGAGTGGTCGGCTATCATCCGCCCGACATCCTGGGCGTCGATCGCTCCCGCTACGAGAACCAGCGCACGCTGGTCGTCGGCCGGGGTTATTCGGCCGCCACCACCATCGCCGCTTTGGCGGAACTGGCCGTCACGGCCCCCGCCACCTCCGTCGTCTGGATCACCCGCGGCGAACCGGGCGCCGGCCTGGACGAGGAAGCCTCGCCCGTCGCGGAAACGCCGACGGAGCCTTTCGGCCGCATCCCCGACGACCGCTTGCCCGCCCGCGATCAGCTGGCGGCCAAAGTCAACGCCCTGGCGACCGCAGTCGATACCCCCATCGACCATCGGCCCGGCTGCAGCGTGGCGAAGATCGAACGTCGCGACGGCAGGTTCGCCGTGACCTTTTGCGGCCGCAGTTCGGCGGTGGAAGAGTTCGACGCGATCATCGCCAATGTCGGTTACCGCCCCGACCACACCCTGTCGCGTGAACTGCAGCTGCATACGTGCTACGCCACCGAAGGCCCGATGAAGCTGGCGACCCAACTGCTGGGGCAGTCGTCCGTTGATTGTCTGGACCAGGTCGCGGCCGGGCCTGCCTCGCTGTTCACTCCGGAACCCAACTTTTACCTGCTGGGCGCCAAGAGTTACGGCCGCAATTCCCAGTTCCTGTATACGGTCGGCCTGGCTCAGATCCGCGACCTGTTCTCCATCCTGGGCGATCGCAAATCGCTTGACCTGTACGCCAACCATCCCGGAACCGTCTCTTGA
- the glgP gene encoding alpha-glucan family phosphorylase, translated as MIEAVHDAPLRLALDEVKLVVQHHHDPAETLSTIVKLIKRRFQTDVCSVYLIEPNRANLMLAATDGLRTESVGRIRMSLNEGLAGMVAQQLQPISVADAASHPRYKYFKDSGEEAYRSFLGAPLIDQGVLQGVLVAQTSLARTFSESETSMFVNAAQKLGPIVSEARALEQFIAPALERMWVLARNLWWCWDVDSVSLFRDIDPVRWRQLDHNPIPLLAEMSLGQLEERAGQMVLHSRINNAHRRLGEYLADTNTWGATHAGVLQSRPVAYFSAEFGIHESAPIYSGGLGLLSGDHVKSASDLGVPLVGVGLFYDQGYFRQRLDAAGWQQEEYCEVDVNQLPLEPALDAQGAPVTVRVETRSGMIAAKVWRVAVGRCSLLLLDADVPENAPEDRELTARLYGGDGRVRIRQELLLGIGGVRALRALGIDPGALHLNEGHSAFAVLETISHVMHSQGESFDSAVRAVAPTVVFTTHTPVPAGHDRFPAELVEEHLGPLRDALGLSLPGLLGLGRVNVDDGGELFCMTVLALKLSRRANGVSALHGGVSRKMWRNLWPAREEENVPIGHITNGVHVPSWLAAPMRAIYDRYLGSDWPTRAGYSEVWKKIDKVDDGELWETHLALKSRLLDFARRRASRQAKSRGESPEEVERLKRVLSPDALTIGFARRFATYKRADLVFSDLKRVISLVNHPQMPVQFVFAGKAHPRDEPGKRLLQGVVELAQTPEFRGKILFVEDYDINVGRHLVHGVDVWLNNPRRPLEASGTSGQKVVLNGGLNLSVLDGWWAEAFDGSNGFAIGNGRTHADIEIQDRRDADDLYRVLQEEVIPMYYNRGSDGLPREWIARMKNAIRTLGWRFSADRMVMDYTQHCYVPAAGGLSSRM; from the coding sequence ATGATAGAAGCGGTTCATGACGCCCCTCTCAGACTTGCGCTGGACGAAGTCAAACTGGTCGTGCAGCATCACCACGATCCGGCCGAGACCCTGTCGACGATCGTCAAGCTGATTAAACGCCGGTTCCAGACCGACGTTTGCTCTGTTTATCTGATCGAACCGAATCGGGCCAACCTGATGCTGGCGGCGACGGATGGTCTGCGCACTGAAAGCGTTGGACGAATTCGGATGTCGCTCAACGAAGGTCTGGCTGGCATGGTCGCCCAGCAGCTGCAGCCCATCAGCGTGGCTGACGCCGCCAGTCATCCGCGATACAAGTATTTCAAGGACTCGGGCGAAGAGGCCTACCGCTCCTTCCTGGGCGCCCCGCTGATCGACCAGGGCGTGCTGCAGGGGGTGCTGGTGGCGCAAACCTCGCTGGCCCGGACGTTCTCTGAATCCGAAACCAGCATGTTCGTGAACGCGGCCCAGAAACTGGGCCCGATCGTCAGCGAAGCTCGCGCTCTGGAGCAGTTTATTGCGCCGGCCCTGGAGCGGATGTGGGTGCTGGCCCGCAATCTGTGGTGGTGCTGGGATGTCGACAGCGTCAGTCTGTTCCGCGATATCGATCCGGTCCGCTGGCGCCAGCTGGATCACAACCCGATCCCTCTGCTCGCCGAAATGTCGCTGGGCCAACTGGAAGAACGCGCTGGGCAGATGGTGCTGCATAGTCGCATCAACAACGCCCATCGCCGCCTGGGCGAATACCTTGCCGACACCAACACCTGGGGCGCCACACACGCGGGCGTGCTGCAGTCGCGACCGGTCGCCTATTTTTCCGCCGAGTTCGGCATTCACGAATCGGCCCCCATTTACTCCGGCGGGCTAGGTTTGCTGTCGGGCGATCATGTGAAGAGTGCGTCCGACCTGGGCGTCCCGCTGGTGGGCGTCGGCCTGTTCTACGACCAGGGTTACTTCCGCCAGCGCCTTGACGCCGCTGGCTGGCAGCAAGAAGAATATTGCGAAGTCGACGTTAACCAGTTGCCGCTGGAACCGGCGCTTGACGCCCAGGGCGCCCCGGTGACGGTCCGGGTGGAAACACGATCCGGCATGATCGCCGCCAAGGTCTGGCGAGTCGCGGTCGGCCGCTGTTCGTTGCTGCTGCTCGACGCCGACGTGCCGGAAAACGCCCCCGAAGATCGAGAGCTGACCGCCCGCCTGTACGGCGGCGACGGCCGCGTACGCATCCGCCAGGAACTCTTGCTGGGCATCGGCGGCGTGCGGGCCTTGCGGGCCCTGGGCATCGACCCGGGCGCCTTGCACCTGAACGAAGGCCACAGCGCCTTTGCCGTGCTGGAAACAATCAGCCACGTCATGCACAGCCAGGGCGAGAGCTTCGACTCGGCCGTGCGGGCCGTGGCGCCGACGGTCGTGTTCACCACGCACACGCCGGTGCCGGCTGGCCATGATCGCTTTCCGGCGGAACTGGTCGAAGAGCATCTGGGCCCGCTGCGCGACGCGCTCGGCCTGTCGCTGCCGGGACTCCTGGGCCTGGGACGCGTGAATGTCGACGACGGCGGCGAACTGTTCTGCATGACGGTCCTGGCGCTCAAACTGTCCCGCCGGGCCAATGGAGTTTCTGCACTGCACGGCGGCGTCTCTCGGAAAATGTGGCGCAATCTGTGGCCGGCCCGTGAAGAAGAGAACGTGCCAATCGGCCACATCACCAACGGCGTGCATGTGCCCAGCTGGCTCGCCGCGCCGATGCGTGCGATTTACGATCGCTATCTGGGCTCCGACTGGCCGACCCGCGCCGGATACAGCGAAGTCTGGAAGAAGATCGACAAAGTCGACGACGGCGAGCTCTGGGAAACGCACCTGGCCCTCAAGAGCCGCCTGCTGGACTTTGCCCGCCGCAGGGCTTCCCGCCAGGCGAAAAGCCGCGGCGAATCGCCTGAGGAAGTGGAACGGTTGAAACGGGTCCTCAGCCCCGACGCCCTGACGATCGGCTTTGCCCGCCGGTTTGCCACGTACAAACGGGCCGACCTGGTGTTTTCCGATCTGAAGCGGGTCATTTCGCTAGTCAATCATCCCCAGATGCCGGTGCAGTTTGTCTTCGCCGGCAAGGCCCATCCTCGCGATGAACCCGGCAAGCGACTGCTGCAGGGCGTGGTGGAACTGGCCCAGACGCCCGAATTCCGCGGGAAGATCCTGTTCGTGGAAGACTACGATATCAACGTCGGCCGGCATCTGGTGCACGGCGTCGATGTCTGGCTGAATAATCCCCGGCGACCGCTGGAAGCTTCCGGCACCAGCGGGCAGAAGGTCGTCCTCAACGGCGGCCTGAATCTGTCCGTCCTCGATGGCTGGTGGGCCGAAGCATTCGACGGCTCCAACGGCTTTGCCATTGGCAACGGCCGCACGCACGCCGACATCGAAATTCAGGACCGGCGCGACGCCGACGACCTGTATCGCGTGCTCCAGGAAGAGGTCATCCCGATGTATTACAACCGCGGCAGCGACGGCCTGCCGCGCGAGTGGATCGCCCGGATGAAGAACGCCATTCGCACGCTCGGCTGGCGTTTTAGCGCCGACCGGATGGTCATGGACTACACGCAGCACTGCTATGTACCGGCCGCCGGCGGTCTGTCCAGCCGCATGTAA
- a CDS encoding sulfatase family protein — protein sequence MHRFAFAGFFLLALLSLVTETQAAGRPNILWITAEDMSSRPGCYGDDYADTPHLDALARQSSRYTQAYATAPVCSPARACLITGAYATSLGLQNLRSAFPLPDRFQGYAAALRQAGYYTSNNVKTDYNTSSEPRLLDANWDETSPTAHWRNRRPGQPFFSIFNLMETHQSRSSVWSFEQFEKEIGAQLPAARRHDPALAPVPPYYPDTPTVRRTLARCYDCISVMDERVGRLLQQLEEDGLAQQTIVCFYADHGDGLPRGKRVLYDSGLRAPLLIRFPRQFASLAQTPAPAGVDPGADPADAEAGLYLPARTVDRLVSFVDFPPTVLRLAGLQPPADMQGHNFLGPTADPPRTYVFGARDRVDEAYELSRSVRDRRYLYIRNFMPHLSLNQPEGYSDAADMRREIASLAQAGKLNAAQMTYAGPSKPREELYDCEQDPYQLHNLAGDKAHQETEHRLHKKLHQWMQQTHDAAFLPEAEVWSRLHNDTPYDLVRDPTRYPLPRLLQAADLVGLADAAPAQVVGLKHADAGVRYWSAMGLRFADAASQPMAITALGAALQDQHASVRLEAAASLAALGDVKPTLAVLRAGLQNNDLDTRLQAARTLQQLGGAALPLRNEMSLALAEARREEGKEPLQMYIRFSLEPALNLLPVRP from the coding sequence ATGCATCGCTTCGCTTTCGCCGGTTTCTTTCTGCTCGCCCTGCTTTCCCTTGTCACGGAAACGCAGGCGGCCGGGCGGCCGAACATTTTGTGGATCACGGCGGAGGACATGAGCTCGCGACCGGGCTGCTATGGCGATGACTACGCCGACACGCCGCACCTTGACGCGCTGGCCCGGCAAAGCTCGCGATACACCCAGGCGTACGCCACTGCGCCGGTCTGCTCGCCCGCCCGGGCCTGCCTGATCACGGGCGCCTATGCGACCAGCCTGGGACTGCAGAATTTGCGTTCGGCCTTCCCGCTGCCGGACCGCTTTCAGGGTTACGCGGCCGCCCTGCGGCAGGCCGGTTATTACACGTCCAACAATGTGAAAACCGACTACAACACCAGCAGTGAACCGCGATTGCTCGACGCCAACTGGGATGAAACCAGCCCCACAGCCCACTGGCGTAACCGCCGTCCGGGTCAGCCGTTTTTCAGCATCTTCAACCTGATGGAAACGCACCAGTCGCGCAGCAGCGTCTGGAGTTTTGAGCAGTTCGAAAAAGAGATCGGCGCGCAACTGCCGGCCGCCCGGCGCCACGATCCGGCCCTGGCTCCCGTGCCGCCGTATTACCCGGATACGCCGACCGTACGTCGCACGCTGGCCCGCTGTTACGATTGCATCTCCGTGATGGACGAGCGAGTCGGCCGCCTGCTGCAGCAACTGGAAGAAGACGGCCTGGCCCAGCAGACGATCGTCTGTTTCTACGCCGACCATGGCGACGGGCTGCCCCGCGGCAAACGGGTGCTGTACGACTCGGGCCTGCGGGCGCCGCTGCTGATCCGCTTTCCCCGCCAGTTCGCCAGCCTGGCCCAGACGCCGGCGCCGGCAGGCGTTGATCCGGGCGCCGATCCTGCCGACGCAGAAGCCGGGCTGTACCTGCCGGCCAGGACGGTCGATCGCCTGGTGAGCTTTGTCGACTTCCCGCCAACCGTGCTCCGGCTGGCCGGTCTGCAGCCGCCGGCCGACATGCAAGGGCATAACTTTCTGGGCCCGACGGCCGACCCGCCGCGGACGTACGTTTTTGGGGCGCGCGACCGGGTGGATGAAGCGTACGAACTGTCGCGGAGCGTCCGCGATCGGCGGTACTTGTACATCCGCAACTTCATGCCGCACCTTTCGCTCAATCAACCCGAAGGCTATTCCGACGCCGCCGACATGCGCCGCGAGATCGCCAGTCTCGCCCAGGCCGGCAAGTTGAACGCCGCACAAATGACCTACGCCGGTCCCTCCAAGCCGCGCGAAGAACTGTACGACTGCGAGCAGGATCCGTATCAGCTGCACAACCTCGCCGGCGACAAAGCGCACCAGGAAACGGAGCACCGACTGCATAAAAAGCTGCATCAATGGATGCAGCAGACGCACGACGCAGCATTCCTGCCCGAAGCCGAAGTGTGGAGCCGCCTGCACAACGACACGCCGTACGATCTGGTCCGCGACCCGACCCGTTATCCGCTGCCGCGATTGCTCCAGGCGGCCGACCTGGTCGGCCTGGCCGACGCCGCACCGGCCCAGGTGGTGGGACTGAAACACGCCGACGCCGGGGTGCGGTACTGGTCGGCGATGGGGCTGCGGTTTGCCGACGCCGCCTCGCAACCGATGGCGATCACCGCTTTGGGCGCCGCCCTGCAGGACCAGCACGCTTCCGTACGGCTGGAAGCTGCCGCCTCGCTGGCCGCCCTGGGAGACGTCAAGCCGACTCTGGCCGTGCTGCGTGCTGGACTGCAGAACAACGACCTGGACACCCGACTCCAGGCCGCCCGCACGCTGCAGCAACTGGGCGGCGCCGCCCTGCCGCTGCGGAACGAAATGTCCCTCGCCCTGGCCGAAGCTCGCCGGGAAGAAGGGAAAGAACCGCTGCAGATGTATATCCGGTTCAGCCTGGAGCCGGCGCTGAATTTGCTGCCCGTTCGTCCTTAA
- a CDS encoding bifunctional 5,10-methylenetetrahydrofolate dehydrogenase/5,10-methenyltetrahydrofolate cyclohydrolase, which produces MSAQLLDGKAISSQIRAEIAEEAAALTAQTGVTATLAAILVGDDPASQIYVRNKQRDCERSNMKSVLHRLPADTPEAALLELIARLNGDPTIHGILVQLPLPQGISEERILDSVSPEKDVDCFHPTNVGLLSQGRPRFLPCTPHGVLQILHRCGIETAGKHAVVVGRSEIVGKPMTQLLVQRSSPLGPGMANATVTCCHSRTPDLAAITRQADVLIVAIGKADFITGDMVKPGAAVIDVGMNRVDGRLTGDVDFASVVEVAGHLTPVPGGVGPLTIAMLLRNTLAAAQQQTPCSKPA; this is translated from the coding sequence GTGAGTGCGCAATTGTTGGATGGGAAAGCGATCAGCAGCCAGATCCGTGCGGAAATTGCCGAGGAGGCGGCCGCCTTGACCGCGCAAACCGGCGTTACGGCGACGCTCGCCGCGATCCTGGTCGGCGATGATCCGGCCAGCCAGATCTACGTTCGCAACAAGCAGCGTGACTGTGAACGCTCCAACATGAAGAGCGTGCTCCATCGCCTGCCCGCCGACACGCCGGAGGCCGCCCTGCTGGAACTGATCGCCCGGCTCAACGGCGACCCCACAATCCACGGCATCCTGGTGCAGCTGCCCTTGCCCCAGGGCATTTCGGAAGAGCGCATCCTCGACTCCGTTTCGCCCGAGAAAGATGTCGACTGCTTCCACCCGACCAACGTCGGCCTGCTGTCGCAAGGGCGTCCCCGCTTCCTGCCCTGTACGCCGCACGGCGTGCTGCAGATCCTGCACCGCTGCGGCATTGAAACGGCCGGCAAGCATGCGGTGGTCGTCGGCCGCAGCGAGATCGTCGGCAAGCCAATGACCCAGCTGCTGGTGCAACGCAGCTCGCCGCTGGGGCCCGGCATGGCGAACGCCACGGTGACCTGCTGCCACAGCCGCACCCCCGACCTGGCCGCCATCACCCGGCAAGCCGACGTGCTGATTGTCGCGATCGGCAAGGCCGACTTCATCACCGGCGACATGGTCAAGCCGGGCGCCGCGGTGATTGATGTTGGTATGAACCGGGTCGACGGTCGATTGACGGGCGACGTTGACTTCGCCAGCGTTGTCGAGGTCGCCGGTCATCTGACGCCCGTCCCCGGCGGCGTGGGACCGCTGACCATCGCCATGCTGCTGCGGAACACGCTCGCCGCCGCGCAGCAGCAAACGCCCTGCAGCAAGCCTGCCTGA
- a CDS encoding SDR family NAD(P)-dependent oxidoreductase: protein MARLPRANADGGGACRLSSPYLNQGMQTMELQGKRAFITGGSKGIGAAIAIDLAKLGCHVAINGRNDDDESQAVLQAIEQAGSIGHMVVGDVAKEEECNRCVDEAAAAMGGLDILVHSAGGPAWGNIEDCQKETWLEAFDIHVHAAYYLCRRALPLMRKNSEGAILLISSVAGIRGVPNALAYATVKGAVLQFTRSLARDTADDNIRVNCLAPGVIRTRFHDAMTPEAQAHNLAVRIPLHREGTPQDVAEAARMMLTNEFITGETIVIDGGTSMQVCR from the coding sequence ATGGCACGGCTCCCTCGCGCGAATGCGGACGGAGGCGGCGCCTGTCGCCTGTCGTCCCCTTACTTGAATCAAGGAATGCAAACGATGGAACTGCAGGGAAAACGGGCTTTCATTACGGGCGGCTCCAAGGGTATCGGGGCGGCGATCGCCATCGACCTGGCGAAACTCGGCTGCCATGTCGCCATCAATGGACGCAACGACGACGACGAGTCCCAGGCCGTGCTGCAGGCGATCGAGCAGGCCGGCAGCATCGGCCACATGGTGGTCGGCGATGTGGCCAAGGAAGAGGAGTGCAACCGCTGCGTCGATGAGGCGGCCGCAGCAATGGGCGGGCTGGATATCCTGGTGCACAGTGCGGGCGGTCCGGCCTGGGGAAATATCGAAGACTGCCAGAAAGAAACCTGGCTTGAGGCGTTTGATATCCATGTGCATGCGGCCTATTACCTGTGCCGCCGGGCGTTGCCGCTGATGCGGAAAAACAGCGAGGGCGCCATTCTGCTGATCTCTTCGGTGGCTGGCATCCGCGGCGTGCCGAACGCCCTGGCGTACGCTACAGTGAAAGGGGCCGTGCTGCAGTTCACCCGGTCGCTGGCCCGCGATACGGCCGACGATAACATTCGCGTCAATTGCCTGGCGCCGGGCGTCATTCGGACCCGCTTCCACGATGCGATGACGCCGGAAGCCCAGGCCCATAACCTGGCCGTGCGGATCCCGCTGCACCGTGAAGGCACGCCCCAGGACGTGGCCGAAGCGGCCCGCATGATGCTGACCAACGAGTTCATCACGGGGGAAACGATCGTGATCGACGGCGGCACCTCGATGCAGGTCTGCCGGTAA
- a CDS encoding 6-phosphofructokinase, with protein sequence MKKSIGVLTSGGDCPGLNAAIRAIGKAGRNRANIIGFLDGFRGLMQDRTMRLDDASLSNILTLGGTILGTSRDKPHRMPIGGEVRDMTDAMVEVYNHHHLDALICLGGGGTQKNALRLKEKGLNIITLPKTIDNDVGLTDVTFGFDTALEIATDAIDRLHSTATSHSRNIVVEIMGHKAGWLALGAGVAGGADIILIPEIPYDIQQVAAAINRRQRDGKRFSIIAVAEGATPIAPPEEEKPVKKKKKSRAVEIAPSAHVGHTLELTNQLEHLTGLESRLTILGHLQRGGSPSAADRLLATRLGAACMDLIEDGVFGVMVAARGETYAAVPLEEVAGVRKNVPLDHDWIKAARKVGTCLGDAPME encoded by the coding sequence ATGAAGAAATCCATTGGCGTACTGACCTCGGGCGGCGATTGCCCGGGACTGAACGCGGCGATCCGGGCGATCGGCAAGGCGGGCCGGAATCGGGCCAATATCATCGGCTTTCTCGATGGTTTCCGCGGGCTGATGCAGGACCGGACCATGCGGCTGGACGACGCTTCGCTGTCGAACATTCTCACGCTGGGCGGCACCATTCTGGGCACCAGTCGCGACAAGCCGCATCGCATGCCGATCGGCGGCGAAGTCCGCGATATGACCGACGCCATGGTCGAAGTTTATAACCACCACCATCTCGACGCCCTGATTTGCCTTGGCGGCGGCGGCACGCAAAAGAACGCGCTGCGGCTGAAAGAGAAGGGGCTGAACATTATCACGCTGCCCAAAACGATCGACAACGACGTGGGCCTGACCGACGTGACCTTTGGCTTCGATACCGCGCTGGAGATCGCCACCGACGCCATCGACCGTTTGCACAGCACGGCGACCAGCCACAGCCGGAACATTGTGGTGGAAATCATGGGCCACAAAGCCGGTTGGCTGGCCCTGGGGGCAGGCGTCGCCGGCGGGGCCGATATTATCCTGATCCCCGAGATCCCGTACGACATTCAGCAGGTTGCGGCCGCCATCAACCGCCGCCAGCGCGACGGCAAACGCTTCAGCATCATCGCCGTCGCCGAAGGCGCCACGCCGATTGCCCCGCCGGAAGAAGAGAAGCCGGTCAAGAAGAAAAAGAAGTCCCGCGCCGTGGAGATCGCCCCCAGCGCGCATGTGGGCCATACGCTCGAACTGACGAACCAGCTGGAGCACTTGACCGGGCTGGAGTCGCGGCTGACGATCCTGGGGCACCTGCAGCGCGGCGGTTCCCCCAGCGCGGCTGATCGCCTGCTGGCCACCCGCCTGGGTGCGGCCTGCATGGACCTGATCGAAGACGGCGTCTTCGGCGTGATGGTCGCCGCTCGGGGAGAAACGTATGCGGCCGTTCCGCTGGAGGAGGTCGCCGGCGTCCGCAAGAATGTCCCCCTCGATCACGACTGGATCAAAGCGGCCCGTAAAGTCGGCACCTGCCTGGGCGATGCTCCGATGGAGTAG
- a CDS encoding DUF1552 domain-containing protein, translated as MKSTTPLSRRTVLRGIGGAVLGLPLLEAMAPVVRAAGAPPATTPRRLIAMNFGLGLYGKAFFPEQAGKDYQPSPYLERLADHRDDFTVVSGLCHPGISGGHASESSIFTSTPNDTGKAFRNGVSLDELIAEKLGDQTRYASLRMAHQHVNLSWNRQGAPLPYDGDITQVYDRLFGIENPADRALQRKRLRSGRSILDVVGDSAKRLEKNLSRLDQHKLDEYYSSVRDVEVRLAKDESWFDRPKPQVDMKPPTKDQVRGLNSFERMRMFFDLAFLAIQTDSTRCIAYAAPTTATITIPGENITNSYHNLTHHGMDPENIRQMMLIECVFMDELGKLLTRLKETQEDGDRLLDRTSVLVTSNLGNGAGHGCKNLPVLLAGGGFQHGQHLEFNPPNQTPLANLYVSLLQRLGIEEEQFGTSTNTLTGLVAR; from the coding sequence ATGAAATCAACCACCCCCCTGTCACGACGCACAGTGCTCCGCGGTATTGGCGGAGCCGTTCTGGGTCTACCCTTGCTGGAAGCAATGGCGCCGGTGGTTCGCGCCGCCGGCGCCCCGCCCGCGACCACGCCGCGGCGACTGATCGCCATGAACTTTGGCCTGGGTCTGTACGGCAAGGCTTTCTTCCCGGAACAGGCGGGCAAGGATTACCAGCCGTCGCCGTATCTGGAGCGTCTGGCCGATCATCGCGACGACTTCACGGTCGTTTCGGGCCTGTGCCACCCCGGCATCAGCGGCGGGCACGCCAGCGAGTCCTCGATCTTCACCTCCACGCCGAACGATACCGGCAAGGCGTTCCGCAACGGCGTGTCGCTGGATGAACTGATCGCCGAGAAGCTTGGCGACCAGACCCGCTATGCTTCGCTCCGCATGGCCCACCAGCATGTGAACCTTTCCTGGAACCGCCAAGGCGCGCCGTTGCCGTACGACGGCGACATAACCCAGGTGTATGATCGGCTGTTCGGTATCGAGAACCCGGCGGACCGCGCGCTGCAACGGAAGCGACTGCGTTCCGGCCGCAGCATTCTCGACGTGGTCGGCGACAGCGCCAAACGGCTGGAGAAGAATCTCAGTCGGCTCGACCAGCACAAGCTCGACGAGTACTACTCGTCGGTGCGCGATGTGGAAGTCCGGCTGGCCAAGGACGAATCCTGGTTCGACCGGCCCAAGCCGCAGGTCGACATGAAACCGCCCACCAAAGACCAGGTCCGCGGCCTGAACTCGTTTGAGCGGATGCGGATGTTCTTTGACCTGGCGTTCCTGGCGATTCAGACCGATTCGACCCGCTGCATCGCCTACGCCGCGCCGACGACCGCCACGATCACCATCCCGGGCGAGAACATCACCAACAGCTACCACAACCTGACCCACCATGGCATGGACCCGGAGAACATCAGGCAGATGATGCTGATTGAATGCGTCTTTATGGACGAACTGGGCAAGCTGCTGACCCGCTTGAAAGAGACGCAGGAAGACGGCGACCGTCTACTGGACCGCACCAGCGTGCTGGTCACCAGCAACCTGGGGAACGGCGCCGGACACGGCTGCAAAAACCTGCCCGTCCTGCTCGCCGGCGGCGGTTTCCAGCACGGCCAGCACCTGGAGTTCAATCCGCCCAACCAGACGCCGCTGGCCAACCTGTACGTCTCCCTGCTCCAGCGACTGGGCATCGAAGAAGAACAGTTCGGCACCAGCACCAACACGCTCACCGGTTTGGTCGCCCGCTAA